One Leopardus geoffroyi isolate Oge1 chromosome C1, O.geoffroyi_Oge1_pat1.0, whole genome shotgun sequence DNA segment encodes these proteins:
- the KIAA1522 gene encoding uncharacterized protein KIAA1522 homolog isoform X4 encodes MVVFLGRRLPVLLGLFKKKGSAKAESDKRLSVGSGQGPGSVVDEHQDNVFFPSGRPPHLEELHTQAQEGLRSLQHQEKQKLNKGGWDHGDTQSIQSSRMGPDEDSISFCSQTTSYTAESSTAEDALSIRSEMIQRKGSTFRPHDSFSKSSGKSGRRRRERRSTVLGLPQHVQKELGLRNEREAPGTPRPPGPRDAVRIPTVDGRPAGPASGTGARVSLQALEARAQAGAEAEAMLQRHIDRVYRDDTLVGRSTGVRPPPVTRPMSLAVPGLTGGAGPPEPLSPAMSISPQATYLSKLIPHAVLPPTVDVVALGRCSLRTLSRCSLLSASPASVRSLGHFSSASSPRPRSRHPSSSSDTWSHSQSSETIVSDGSTLSSKGGSEGQPEGSLASSSAAPPPQAGSGRGSPSGGSTADASDTVSVRSSGQLSSRSVSLRKLKRPPPPPRRTYSLHQRGSAAPDGPLGLPPRPERKQQQQLPRPPTTGGAEGTGAAPCPSNSAGTWVPGLSPGGSRRPPRSPERTLSPSSGYSSQSGTPTLPPKGLTGAPASPGKAQPPKPERVTSLRSPGASVSSSLTSLCSSSSDPAPSDRSGTQMSTALGDRFAIPPHPKVPAPFSPPPSKSKSPKQAVPAPATPAVVPGPVSTADVSPEPPPTPQTSLTPPQESPSAPKDQSPPPSPPPSYHPPPPPTKKPEVVEAPAAPETAEEPLQDPNWPPPPPPAPEVQDLSMADFPPPEEAFFSVAGPEPAGPSGPPEPVRSLAASSFSVAVSSQSQLHGSPDPPPAPPAPPPAGSVSGLLAKLPRKEPVGCSKGSGVPREDAGAPLVTPSLLQMVRLRSVGAPAAAATPASGPSAPQKPLRRALSGRASPAPAPSSGLHAAVQLKASSLAASKDLASAQPNGPPEVEPRSPQSPASMASFIFSRGTKKLQLERPVSPETQADLQRNLVAELRNISEQWPPQAPKKPPKAPPPVARKPSVGVPPSTSPSFPRAESLTAPPTNGLHAEDRTKGELAENGSVMQLVGLEEQKLGPPGSDPQKELV; translated from the exons ATGGTGGTGTTCCTGGGCCGCCGCCTTCCGGTGCTCCTCGGGCTCTTTAAGAAGAAGG GCTCTGCCAAGGCTGAGAGTGACAAACGTCTAAGTGTGGGGTCCGGCCAGGGGCCAGGGTCTGTAGTGGATGAGCACCAGGACAATGTCTTCTTCCCCAGTGGGCGACCGCCTCACCTCGAAGAGCTGCACACGCAGGCCCAGGAGGGGCTCCGTTCCCTCCAACACCAAG aaaaacagaaactgaatAAAGGTGGTTGGGACCATGGAGACACCCAGAGCATCCAG TCCTCCCGGATGGGGCCAGATGAAGACAGCATCTCTTTCTGCAGCCAGACCACATCCTACACGGCTGAGAGCTCCACAGCAGAGGACGCTCTCTCCATCCGCTCAGAGATGATCCAGCGCAAAG GGTCCACCTTCCGACCCCATGACTCATTTTCCAAATCGTCCGGGAAGTCGGGGCGGCGAAGGCGCGAGAGGCGGAGCACGGTGCTGGGACTGCCGCAGCACGTGCAGAAGGAACTCG GTCTGCGGAACGAGCGTGAGGCACCAGGTACCCCTCGGCCTCCTGGTCCTCGGGATGCCGTCCGCATCCCCACGGTGGATGGCCGTCCAGCGGGCCCGGCCTCAGGGACAGGGGCCCGGGTGTCCCTGCAGGCGCTGGAGGCACGGGCCCAGGCTGGTGCCGAGGCCGAGGCCATGCTGCAGCGCCACATCGACCGCGTCTACCGGGATGACACCCTCGTTGGGCGGTCCACAGGAGTCCGGCCCCCGCCAGTGACACGGCCCATGTCCTTAGCGGTGCCCGGACtgacaggaggggcagggcctccAGAACCCCTGAGCCCAGCCATGTCCATCTCGCCCCAGGCCACCTACTTGTCAAAACTGATTCCGCATGCTGTCTTGCCACCCACGGTGGACGTGGTGGCCCTGGGCCGCTGCAGCCTGCGCACACTGAGCCGCTGCAGCCTGCTCTCGGCCAGCCCGGCCTCTGTCCGCTCGCTGGGCCACTTCTCCTCGGCCTCCAGCCCGCGGCCCCGCAGCCgccatccttcctcctccagtGACACCTGGAGCCACTCTCAGTCCTCTGAGACCATTGTGTCTGATGGCTCTACCCTCTCCTCTAAGGGTGGCTCTGAGGGTCAGCCCGAGGGCTCTCTGGCTAGCAGTAGCgcggcaccccctccccaggcgGGCAGTGGGAGGGGCTCTCCCAGCGGGGGCAGCACCGCCGACGCCTCCGACACTGTCAGCGTTCGGAGCAGTGGGCAGCTGTCCAGCCGGAGCGTGTCCCTCCGTAAGCTGAAGaggccccccccacctccccgccggACCTACTCACTCCATCAGCGGGGCTCAGCAGCACCCGACGGGCCCTTGGGGTTGCCGCCCAGGCCTGAGCGGAAGCAGCAGCAACAGCTGCCTCGGCCACCCACCACTGGTGGGGCAGAAGGGACGGGGGCAGCTCCGTGTCCCTCCAACTCagcaggcacctgggtgcctgGCTTGTCTCCAGGTGGCTCCCGGCGTCCCCCACGCTCCCCAGAACGGACGCTCTCACCCTCCAGTGGGTACTCGAGCCAAAGTGGTACTCCTACCCTCCCTCCTAAGGGTCTAACAGGGGCCCCTGCTTCCCCAGGCAAGGCCCAACCCCCTAAACCAGAACGTGTCACTTCCCTTCGTTCCCCTGGggcctctgtctcttcttccctcaCGTCTCTATGTTCCTCATCCTCTGACCCAGCCCCCTCAGACCGGTCTGGTACACAGATGTCGACTGCCCTGGGTGACAGGTTTGCCATACCTCCTCACCCCAAGGTGCCCgcccctttctccccacccccttccaagTCCAAGAGTCCTAAACAAGCTGTCCCCGCTCCTGCCACTCCTGCTGTGGTCCCCGGGCCGGTCTCTACTGCTGATGTGAGTCCCGAGCCCCCACCAACTCCGCAGACCTCCCTGACCCCGCCACAGGAGTCACCCAGTGCCCCCAAAGACCAGTCACCCCCaccgtccccacccccatcttatcatcctccccccccacccactaAGAAGCCTGAGGTCGTTGAGGCCCCAGCTGCCCCAGAGACTGCTGAGGAGCCCCTCCAAGACCCCAActggcccccacccccgcctcctgcACCGGAGGTGCAGGACCTTTCCATGGCTGACTTCCCCCCACCTGAGGAGGCCTTTTTCTCTGTGGCTGGCCCTGAGCCTGCAGGCCCTTCAGGCCCCCCAGAGCCTGTTAGATCCCTGGCTGCTTCATCCTTCTCAGTTGCTGTCTCTTCCCAGAGCCAGCTTCACGGTTCCCCAGACCCTCCTCCGGCTCcaccagccccacctccagctgGTTCTGTCTCGGGGCTTTTGGCCAAGCTCCCACGGAAGGAACCGGTGGGCTGCAGCAAAGGCAGCGGGGTTCCCAGGGAGGATGCTGGCGCACCCCTGGTCACGCCCTCGCTCCTGCAGATGGTTCGGCTGCGCTCTGTGGGCGCTCCTGCGGCTGCTGCAACCCCGGCCTCCGGGCCGTCAGCCCCCCAGAAGCCGCTACGAAGGGCCCTGTCAGGGCGGGCCAGCCCAGCGCCTGCCCCCTCCTCAGGGCTCCATGCTGCTGTCCAACTCAAGGCCTCCAGTCTGGCTGCCAGCAAGGACCTTGCGAGTGCCCAGCCCAATGGACCGCCTGAGGTGGAGCCACGGTCTCCCCAGTCCCCTGCCTCTATGGCCAGCTTCATATTCTCCAGGGGCACCAAGAAGCTTCAGCTGGAGAGGCCAGTGTCCCCTGAGACCCAGGCTGACCTCCAGCGGAATCTGGTGGCCGAACTTCGGAACATCTCAGAGCAGTGGCCACCCCAAGCCCCAAAGAAGCCACCTAAAGCTCCCCCACCCGTGGCTCGCAAGCCCTCTGTGGGAGTCCCGCCATCCACCTCGCCCAGCTTTCCTCGGGCTGAGTCCCTTACTGCTCCTCCCACcaacgggctccatgctgaagaCAGGACTAAGGGGGAGCTGGCGGAGAATGGAAGTGTCATGCAGCTGGTGGGCCTGGAGGAGCAGAAGCTGGGCCCACCTGGCTCAG ACCCACAGAAAGAGCTGGTCTGA
- the KIAA1522 gene encoding uncharacterized protein KIAA1522 homolog isoform X5, which translates to MSTRTMSSSPVGDRLTSKSCTRRPRRGSVPSNTKSSRMGPDEDSISFCSQTTSYTAESSTAEDALSIRSEMIQRKGSTFRPHDSFSKSSGKSGRRRRERRSTVLGLPQHVQKELGLRNEREAPGTPRPPGPRDAVRIPTVDGRPAGPASGTGARVSLQALEARAQAGAEAEAMLQRHIDRVYRDDTLVGRSTGVRPPPVTRPMSLAVPGLTGGAGPPEPLSPAMSISPQATYLSKLIPHAVLPPTVDVVALGRCSLRTLSRCSLLSASPASVRSLGHFSSASSPRPRSRHPSSSSDTWSHSQSSETIVSDGSTLSSKGGSEGQPEGSLASSSAAPPPQAGSGRGSPSGGSTADASDTVSVRSSGQLSSRSVSLRKLKRPPPPPRRTYSLHQRGSAAPDGPLGLPPRPERKQQQQLPRPPTTGGAEGTGAAPCPSNSAGTWVPGLSPGGSRRPPRSPERTLSPSSGYSSQSGTPTLPPKGLTGAPASPGKAQPPKPERVTSLRSPGASVSSSLTSLCSSSSDPAPSDRSGTQMSTALGDRFAIPPHPKVPAPFSPPPSKSKSPKQAVPAPATPAVVPGPVSTADVSPEPPPTPQTSLTPPQESPSAPKDQSPPPSPPPSYHPPPPPTKKPEVVEAPAAPETAEEPLQDPNWPPPPPPAPEVQDLSMADFPPPEEAFFSVAGPEPAGPSGPPEPVRSLAASSFSVAVSSQSQLHGSPDPPPAPPAPPPAGSVSGLLAKLPRKEPVGCSKGSGVPREDAGAPLVTPSLLQMVRLRSVGAPAAAATPASGPSAPQKPLRRALSGRASPAPAPSSGLHAAVQLKASSLAASKDLASAQPNGPPEVEPRSPQSPASMASFIFSRGTKKLQLERPVSPETQADLQRNLVAELRNISEQWPPQAPKKPPKAPPPVARKPSVGVPPSTSPSFPRAESLTAPPTNGLHAEDRTKGELAENGSVMQLVGLEEQKLGPPGSDPQKELV; encoded by the exons ATGAGCACCAGGACAATGTCTTCTTCCCCAGTGGGCGACCGCCTCACCTCGAAGAGCTGCACACGCAGGCCCAGGAGGGGCTCCGTTCCCTCCAACACCAAG TCCTCCCGGATGGGGCCAGATGAAGACAGCATCTCTTTCTGCAGCCAGACCACATCCTACACGGCTGAGAGCTCCACAGCAGAGGACGCTCTCTCCATCCGCTCAGAGATGATCCAGCGCAAAG GGTCCACCTTCCGACCCCATGACTCATTTTCCAAATCGTCCGGGAAGTCGGGGCGGCGAAGGCGCGAGAGGCGGAGCACGGTGCTGGGACTGCCGCAGCACGTGCAGAAGGAACTCG GTCTGCGGAACGAGCGTGAGGCACCAGGTACCCCTCGGCCTCCTGGTCCTCGGGATGCCGTCCGCATCCCCACGGTGGATGGCCGTCCAGCGGGCCCGGCCTCAGGGACAGGGGCCCGGGTGTCCCTGCAGGCGCTGGAGGCACGGGCCCAGGCTGGTGCCGAGGCCGAGGCCATGCTGCAGCGCCACATCGACCGCGTCTACCGGGATGACACCCTCGTTGGGCGGTCCACAGGAGTCCGGCCCCCGCCAGTGACACGGCCCATGTCCTTAGCGGTGCCCGGACtgacaggaggggcagggcctccAGAACCCCTGAGCCCAGCCATGTCCATCTCGCCCCAGGCCACCTACTTGTCAAAACTGATTCCGCATGCTGTCTTGCCACCCACGGTGGACGTGGTGGCCCTGGGCCGCTGCAGCCTGCGCACACTGAGCCGCTGCAGCCTGCTCTCGGCCAGCCCGGCCTCTGTCCGCTCGCTGGGCCACTTCTCCTCGGCCTCCAGCCCGCGGCCCCGCAGCCgccatccttcctcctccagtGACACCTGGAGCCACTCTCAGTCCTCTGAGACCATTGTGTCTGATGGCTCTACCCTCTCCTCTAAGGGTGGCTCTGAGGGTCAGCCCGAGGGCTCTCTGGCTAGCAGTAGCgcggcaccccctccccaggcgGGCAGTGGGAGGGGCTCTCCCAGCGGGGGCAGCACCGCCGACGCCTCCGACACTGTCAGCGTTCGGAGCAGTGGGCAGCTGTCCAGCCGGAGCGTGTCCCTCCGTAAGCTGAAGaggccccccccacctccccgccggACCTACTCACTCCATCAGCGGGGCTCAGCAGCACCCGACGGGCCCTTGGGGTTGCCGCCCAGGCCTGAGCGGAAGCAGCAGCAACAGCTGCCTCGGCCACCCACCACTGGTGGGGCAGAAGGGACGGGGGCAGCTCCGTGTCCCTCCAACTCagcaggcacctgggtgcctgGCTTGTCTCCAGGTGGCTCCCGGCGTCCCCCACGCTCCCCAGAACGGACGCTCTCACCCTCCAGTGGGTACTCGAGCCAAAGTGGTACTCCTACCCTCCCTCCTAAGGGTCTAACAGGGGCCCCTGCTTCCCCAGGCAAGGCCCAACCCCCTAAACCAGAACGTGTCACTTCCCTTCGTTCCCCTGGggcctctgtctcttcttccctcaCGTCTCTATGTTCCTCATCCTCTGACCCAGCCCCCTCAGACCGGTCTGGTACACAGATGTCGACTGCCCTGGGTGACAGGTTTGCCATACCTCCTCACCCCAAGGTGCCCgcccctttctccccacccccttccaagTCCAAGAGTCCTAAACAAGCTGTCCCCGCTCCTGCCACTCCTGCTGTGGTCCCCGGGCCGGTCTCTACTGCTGATGTGAGTCCCGAGCCCCCACCAACTCCGCAGACCTCCCTGACCCCGCCACAGGAGTCACCCAGTGCCCCCAAAGACCAGTCACCCCCaccgtccccacccccatcttatcatcctccccccccacccactaAGAAGCCTGAGGTCGTTGAGGCCCCAGCTGCCCCAGAGACTGCTGAGGAGCCCCTCCAAGACCCCAActggcccccacccccgcctcctgcACCGGAGGTGCAGGACCTTTCCATGGCTGACTTCCCCCCACCTGAGGAGGCCTTTTTCTCTGTGGCTGGCCCTGAGCCTGCAGGCCCTTCAGGCCCCCCAGAGCCTGTTAGATCCCTGGCTGCTTCATCCTTCTCAGTTGCTGTCTCTTCCCAGAGCCAGCTTCACGGTTCCCCAGACCCTCCTCCGGCTCcaccagccccacctccagctgGTTCTGTCTCGGGGCTTTTGGCCAAGCTCCCACGGAAGGAACCGGTGGGCTGCAGCAAAGGCAGCGGGGTTCCCAGGGAGGATGCTGGCGCACCCCTGGTCACGCCCTCGCTCCTGCAGATGGTTCGGCTGCGCTCTGTGGGCGCTCCTGCGGCTGCTGCAACCCCGGCCTCCGGGCCGTCAGCCCCCCAGAAGCCGCTACGAAGGGCCCTGTCAGGGCGGGCCAGCCCAGCGCCTGCCCCCTCCTCAGGGCTCCATGCTGCTGTCCAACTCAAGGCCTCCAGTCTGGCTGCCAGCAAGGACCTTGCGAGTGCCCAGCCCAATGGACCGCCTGAGGTGGAGCCACGGTCTCCCCAGTCCCCTGCCTCTATGGCCAGCTTCATATTCTCCAGGGGCACCAAGAAGCTTCAGCTGGAGAGGCCAGTGTCCCCTGAGACCCAGGCTGACCTCCAGCGGAATCTGGTGGCCGAACTTCGGAACATCTCAGAGCAGTGGCCACCCCAAGCCCCAAAGAAGCCACCTAAAGCTCCCCCACCCGTGGCTCGCAAGCCCTCTGTGGGAGTCCCGCCATCCACCTCGCCCAGCTTTCCTCGGGCTGAGTCCCTTACTGCTCCTCCCACcaacgggctccatgctgaagaCAGGACTAAGGGGGAGCTGGCGGAGAATGGAAGTGTCATGCAGCTGGTGGGCCTGGAGGAGCAGAAGCTGGGCCCACCTGGCTCAG ACCCACAGAAAGAGCTGGTCTGA